One Pseudochaenichthys georgianus chromosome 7, fPseGeo1.2, whole genome shotgun sequence DNA segment encodes these proteins:
- the LOC117449370 gene encoding heterogeneous nuclear ribonucleoprotein A1-like isoform X1 — MSKDVPREPEQLRKLFIGGLSFETTDESLRAHFEQWGSLTDCVVMRDPNSKRSRGFGFVTYSSVDEVDAAMTARPHKVDGRVVEPKRAVSREDSNRPGAHVTVKKIFVGGIKEDTEESHLRDYFSQFGKIEVIDIMTDRNSGKKRGFAFVTFDDHDSVDRIVIQKYHTINSHNCEVRKALTRQEMQTAGMGRSSSSGGGGGGRPYDYDRGFSPSGRGRYGDGPYNSNGGGGANDGGGGGGGSGGGYGGGPGGYNNGGNRGYNQGGYNQGGGGGGGGGSGGGGGGSYGGNGYESNGYGNCGGGGGGSSGGGGGGGNNYNNMGNYDAQASNFGPMKNNFGGGGGGSVGGGGGGGGGGRRRRRKEQLWRWLWRWLKQRWWIWSFGTILNVKWKLNMVSKTRFHFCDNGSIQAS, encoded by the exons ATGTCGAAAGAT GTACCACGCGAGCCAGAGCAGCTTCGCAAGCTGTTCATTGGAGGTCTGAGCTTCGAGACTACAGATGAAAGCCTGAGGGCTCATTTTGAGCAATGGGGGAGCCTTACAGACTGTGTG GTCATGAGGGACCCCAATTCCAAAAGGTCCAGGGGCTTTGGCTTTGTTACATACTCCTCCGTTGATGAGGTTGATGCTGCAATGACTGCCCGCCCCCACAAGGTCGATGGAAGAGTGGTTGAACCCAAACGGGCTGTTTCCAGAGAG GACTCAAACCGACCAGGAGCCCATGTGACCGTAAAAAAGATATTTGTTGGTGGCATCAAAGAAGACACAGAGGAGTCCCACCTGAGAGATTACTTTTCTCAATTTGGCAAAATCGAGGTCATTGATATCATGACCGACCGTAACTCTGGAAAGAAGAGGGGCTTTGCCTTTGTGACGTTTGATGATCATGATTCAGTCGACAGGATTGTTA TCCAAAAATACCACACTATCAACTCTCACAACTGTGAAGTGAGGAAGGCTCTCACGAGGCAAGAGATGCAGACAGCAGGAATGG gtcgcagcagcagcagtggagGAGGCGGAGGTGGAAGGCCCTATGACTATGACAGAGGCTTCAGCCCGA GTGGTAGGGGTCGCTATGGTGATGGTCCTTACAATTCCAACGGTGGTGGTGGTGCCAACGATGGTGGTGGTGGCGGCGGCGGCAGTGGGGGTG gATATGGAGGTGGGCCAGGCGGATACAACAATGGTGGAAACCGAGGGTATAACCAAGGAGGTTACAACCAgggtggtggtggaggaggaggaggaggaagtggtGGTGGAGGAGGCGGTAGCTATGGAGGAAATGGTTATGAGAGCAATGGCTATG GTAACTGTGGTGGTGGTGGCGGTGGTAGTAGcggaggtggaggtggtggtGGAAATAATTACAACAATATGGGCAACTACGACGCCCAGGCCTCCAACTTTGGCCCAATGAAAAACAACTTTGGTGGCGGTGGTGGCGGCAgtgttggaggaggaggaggaggaggagggggggggaggaggaggaggaggaaggagcaGCTTTGGCG GTGGCTATGGAGGTGGCTCAAACAACGGTGGTGGATATGGTCGTTCGGCACGATTCTGAATGTGAAGTG GAAACTCAACATGGTGTCCAAAACCCGATTCCATTTCTGTGACAATGGCTCAATTCAG GCTTCATGA
- the nfe2 gene encoding transcription factor NF-E2 45 kDa subunit isoform X3, whose translation MEPMGGYGMAQSHSEPPPAACELGPADTYDGCYSEEVPSCHRLRSHSEAMYGPEPPHNQYTQTSHMALREPMNMSGSSQGHRRANTSLSRDLRRHMLWTTHGQSLQARSADDLESDSGLSLGSSPPLASPDNPVGGASGYQSVDIGMTYSDVEADSVAEHARRAHIHYPMDYQNQSHSYLQSGDQSYLSTQPTLSHTQGNAPIPQQGEASALNDLYIDSGVSSRGSSQHNMYRKSQGSISTPASLSRDERRAMSLKIPFPMAKIINLPVDDFNELLTHYTLTESQLVLVRDIRRRGKNKVAAQNCRKRKLQSIIHLERELNQLHGQRERLAQERHEFQRSLAFIKCRLTDLYSEVFSHLRDENGQPYSVDDYALQQTPDGIMCLVPHTNMQQGEQC comes from the coding sequence ATGGAGCCCATGGGAGGATATGGGATGGCCCAGTCCCATTCGGAGCCGCCTCCTGCTGCTTGTGAGCTCGGCCCTGCTGACACTTATGATGGATGTTATTCTGAAGAGGTGCCCTCCTGTCATCGTCTCAGAAGCCATTCAGAGGCAATGTATGGACCTGAACCTCCGCACAATCAATACACACAGACCTCGCACATGGCTCTTAGAGAACCAATGAACATGTCAGGTAGCAGTCAAGGGCACAGGAGGGCAAACACTTCTCTCTCTCGGGATCTCCGTCGGCACATGCTTTGGACTACACATGGACAAAGTTTGCAGGCCCGCTCAGCTGATGATCTTGAGTCGGACTCAGGTCTGTCTCTGGGCTCTAGTCCACCTTTGGCTTCCCCAGATAATCCCGTTGGGGGTGCATCAGGTTACCAGAGTGTTGACATAGGGATGACATATAGTGATGTTGAAGCAGACAGTGTGGCTGAACATGCCAGAAGAGCACACATCCATTACCCAATGGACTACCAGAACCAATCTCACTCATATTTACAATCAGGTGATCAGTCTTATCTCTCAACACAACCCACTCTCTCACATACACAAGGTAATGCTCCAATTCCACAGCAGGGAGAGGCCTCTGCACTGAATGATCTGTACATAGACTCTGGAGTGTCCAGCAGAGGGAGCTCCCAACATAACATGTACAGAAAATCACAGGGAAGTATCTCCACTCCTGCATCACTGAGCAGAGATGAGCGGCGGGCTATGTCCTTAAAGATCCCCTTCCCCATGGCGAAGATCATCAATCTACCCGTGGATGACTTCAATGAGCTCCTAACACATTATACCCTCACAGAAAGTCAACTAGTACTTGTCAGAGATATTAGACGAAGGGGGAAGAACAAGGTAGCAGCTCAGAACTGCAGGAAAAGGAAGCTTCAGAGCATAATTCACCTTGAAAGAGAACTGAACCAGCTGCATGGTCAGAGAGAGCGCCTGGCACAGGAAAGGCACGAGTTCCAGCGGAGCTTAGCTTTTATTAAATGTCGCCTTACAGACCTTTATTCAGAAGTGTTTTCTCACTTGAGAGACGAAAATGGACAACCATACTCAGTAGATGACTACGCCCTACAACAGACACCTGATGGAATAATGTGTCTGGTACCTCACACCAACATGCAGCAAGGAGAGCAATGCTGA
- the nfe2 gene encoding transcription factor NF-E2 45 kDa subunit isoform X1, whose product MCSTANYVLPLRRTCEVLATPGRLCGGVSMSANFPGARSHGVPQDTEMDVAWQELMAITEMQEFQAPSEGSYETTQYQTMEPMGGYGMAQSHSEPPPAACELGPADTYDGCYSEEVPSCHRLRSHSEAMYGPEPPHNQYTQTSHMALREPMNMSGSSQGHRRANTSLSRDLRRHMLWTTHGQSLQARSADDLESDSGLSLGSSPPLASPDNPVGGASGYQSVDIGMTYSDVEADSVAEHARRAHIHYPMDYQNQSHSYLQSGDQSYLSTQPTLSHTQGNAPIPQQGEASALNDLYIDSGVSSRGSSQHNMYRKSQGSISTPASLSRDERRAMSLKIPFPMAKIINLPVDDFNELLTHYTLTESQLVLVRDIRRRGKNKVAAQNCRKRKLQSIIHLERELNQLHGQRERLAQERHEFQRSLAFIKCRLTDLYSEVFSHLRDENGQPYSVDDYALQQTPDGIMCLVPHTNMQQGEQC is encoded by the exons ATGTGTTCAACAGCCAACTATGTTCTCCCTCTGAGGAGAACCTGTGAG GTATTAGCTACTCCAGGCAGGCTGTGTGGGGGAGTGTCCATGTCAGCTAATTTCCCTGGAGCCAGGTCTCATGGAGTTCCTCAGGACACAGAGATGGATGTGGCTTGGCAGGAACTGATGGCCATCACAGAAATGCAG GAGTTTCAAGCCCCCAGTGAAGGCTCCTATGAAACAACACAGTACCAAACTATGGAGCCCATGGGAGGATATGGGATGGCCCAGTCCCATTCGGAGCCGCCTCCTGCTGCTTGTGAGCTCGGCCCTGCTGACACTTATGATGGATGTTATTCTGAAGAGGTGCCCTCCTGTCATCGTCTCAGAAGCCATTCAGAGGCAATGTATGGACCTGAACCTCCGCACAATCAATACACACAGACCTCGCACATGGCTCTTAGAGAACCAATGAACATGTCAGGTAGCAGTCAAGGGCACAGGAGGGCAAACACTTCTCTCTCTCGGGATCTCCGTCGGCACATGCTTTGGACTACACATGGACAAAGTTTGCAGGCCCGCTCAGCTGATGATCTTGAGTCGGACTCAGGTCTGTCTCTGGGCTCTAGTCCACCTTTGGCTTCCCCAGATAATCCCGTTGGGGGTGCATCAGGTTACCAGAGTGTTGACATAGGGATGACATATAGTGATGTTGAAGCAGACAGTGTGGCTGAACATGCCAGAAGAGCACACATCCATTACCCAATGGACTACCAGAACCAATCTCACTCATATTTACAATCAGGTGATCAGTCTTATCTCTCAACACAACCCACTCTCTCACATACACAAGGTAATGCTCCAATTCCACAGCAGGGAGAGGCCTCTGCACTGAATGATCTGTACATAGACTCTGGAGTGTCCAGCAGAGGGAGCTCCCAACATAACATGTACAGAAAATCACAGGGAAGTATCTCCACTCCTGCATCACTGAGCAGAGATGAGCGGCGGGCTATGTCCTTAAAGATCCCCTTCCCCATGGCGAAGATCATCAATCTACCCGTGGATGACTTCAATGAGCTCCTAACACATTATACCCTCACAGAAAGTCAACTAGTACTTGTCAGAGATATTAGACGAAGGGGGAAGAACAAGGTAGCAGCTCAGAACTGCAGGAAAAGGAAGCTTCAGAGCATAATTCACCTTGAAAGAGAACTGAACCAGCTGCATGGTCAGAGAGAGCGCCTGGCACAGGAAAGGCACGAGTTCCAGCGGAGCTTAGCTTTTATTAAATGTCGCCTTACAGACCTTTATTCAGAAGTGTTTTCTCACTTGAGAGACGAAAATGGACAACCATACTCAGTAGATGACTACGCCCTACAACAGACACCTGATGGAATAATGTGTCTGGTACCTCACACCAACATGCAGCAAGGAGAGCAATGCTGA
- the nfe2 gene encoding transcription factor NF-E2 45 kDa subunit isoform X2 — protein sequence MSANFPGARSHGVPQDTEMDVAWQELMAITEMQEFQAPSEGSYETTQYQTMEPMGGYGMAQSHSEPPPAACELGPADTYDGCYSEEVPSCHRLRSHSEAMYGPEPPHNQYTQTSHMALREPMNMSGSSQGHRRANTSLSRDLRRHMLWTTHGQSLQARSADDLESDSGLSLGSSPPLASPDNPVGGASGYQSVDIGMTYSDVEADSVAEHARRAHIHYPMDYQNQSHSYLQSGDQSYLSTQPTLSHTQGNAPIPQQGEASALNDLYIDSGVSSRGSSQHNMYRKSQGSISTPASLSRDERRAMSLKIPFPMAKIINLPVDDFNELLTHYTLTESQLVLVRDIRRRGKNKVAAQNCRKRKLQSIIHLERELNQLHGQRERLAQERHEFQRSLAFIKCRLTDLYSEVFSHLRDENGQPYSVDDYALQQTPDGIMCLVPHTNMQQGEQC from the exons ATGTCAGCTAATTTCCCTGGAGCCAGGTCTCATGGAGTTCCTCAGGACACAGAGATGGATGTGGCTTGGCAGGAACTGATGGCCATCACAGAAATGCAG GAGTTTCAAGCCCCCAGTGAAGGCTCCTATGAAACAACACAGTACCAAACTATGGAGCCCATGGGAGGATATGGGATGGCCCAGTCCCATTCGGAGCCGCCTCCTGCTGCTTGTGAGCTCGGCCCTGCTGACACTTATGATGGATGTTATTCTGAAGAGGTGCCCTCCTGTCATCGTCTCAGAAGCCATTCAGAGGCAATGTATGGACCTGAACCTCCGCACAATCAATACACACAGACCTCGCACATGGCTCTTAGAGAACCAATGAACATGTCAGGTAGCAGTCAAGGGCACAGGAGGGCAAACACTTCTCTCTCTCGGGATCTCCGTCGGCACATGCTTTGGACTACACATGGACAAAGTTTGCAGGCCCGCTCAGCTGATGATCTTGAGTCGGACTCAGGTCTGTCTCTGGGCTCTAGTCCACCTTTGGCTTCCCCAGATAATCCCGTTGGGGGTGCATCAGGTTACCAGAGTGTTGACATAGGGATGACATATAGTGATGTTGAAGCAGACAGTGTGGCTGAACATGCCAGAAGAGCACACATCCATTACCCAATGGACTACCAGAACCAATCTCACTCATATTTACAATCAGGTGATCAGTCTTATCTCTCAACACAACCCACTCTCTCACATACACAAGGTAATGCTCCAATTCCACAGCAGGGAGAGGCCTCTGCACTGAATGATCTGTACATAGACTCTGGAGTGTCCAGCAGAGGGAGCTCCCAACATAACATGTACAGAAAATCACAGGGAAGTATCTCCACTCCTGCATCACTGAGCAGAGATGAGCGGCGGGCTATGTCCTTAAAGATCCCCTTCCCCATGGCGAAGATCATCAATCTACCCGTGGATGACTTCAATGAGCTCCTAACACATTATACCCTCACAGAAAGTCAACTAGTACTTGTCAGAGATATTAGACGAAGGGGGAAGAACAAGGTAGCAGCTCAGAACTGCAGGAAAAGGAAGCTTCAGAGCATAATTCACCTTGAAAGAGAACTGAACCAGCTGCATGGTCAGAGAGAGCGCCTGGCACAGGAAAGGCACGAGTTCCAGCGGAGCTTAGCTTTTATTAAATGTCGCCTTACAGACCTTTATTCAGAAGTGTTTTCTCACTTGAGAGACGAAAATGGACAACCATACTCAGTAGATGACTACGCCCTACAACAGACACCTGATGGAATAATGTGTCTGGTACCTCACACCAACATGCAGCAAGGAGAGCAATGCTGA
- the LOC117449370 gene encoding heterogeneous nuclear ribonucleoprotein A1-like isoform X2, which produces MSKDVPREPEQLRKLFIGGLSFETTDESLRAHFEQWGSLTDCVVMRDPNSKRSRGFGFVTYSSVDEVDAAMTARPHKVDGRVVEPKRAVSREDSNRPGAHVTVKKIFVGGIKEDTEESHLRDYFSQFGKIEVIDIMTDRNSGKKRGFAFVTFDDHDSVDRIVIQKYHTINSHNCEVRKALTRQEMQTAGMGRSSSSGGGGGGRPYDYDRGFSPSGRGRYGDGPYNSNGGGGANDGGGGGGGSGGGYGGGPGGYNNGGNRGYNQGGYNQGGGGGGGGGSGGGGGGSYGGNGYESNGYGNCGGGGGGSSGGGGGGGNNYNNMGNYDAQASNFGPMKNNFGGGGGGSVGGGGGGGGGGRRRRRKEQLWRWLWRWLKQRWWIWSFGTILNVKWTEYLGEERRARRGEREK; this is translated from the exons ATGTCGAAAGAT GTACCACGCGAGCCAGAGCAGCTTCGCAAGCTGTTCATTGGAGGTCTGAGCTTCGAGACTACAGATGAAAGCCTGAGGGCTCATTTTGAGCAATGGGGGAGCCTTACAGACTGTGTG GTCATGAGGGACCCCAATTCCAAAAGGTCCAGGGGCTTTGGCTTTGTTACATACTCCTCCGTTGATGAGGTTGATGCTGCAATGACTGCCCGCCCCCACAAGGTCGATGGAAGAGTGGTTGAACCCAAACGGGCTGTTTCCAGAGAG GACTCAAACCGACCAGGAGCCCATGTGACCGTAAAAAAGATATTTGTTGGTGGCATCAAAGAAGACACAGAGGAGTCCCACCTGAGAGATTACTTTTCTCAATTTGGCAAAATCGAGGTCATTGATATCATGACCGACCGTAACTCTGGAAAGAAGAGGGGCTTTGCCTTTGTGACGTTTGATGATCATGATTCAGTCGACAGGATTGTTA TCCAAAAATACCACACTATCAACTCTCACAACTGTGAAGTGAGGAAGGCTCTCACGAGGCAAGAGATGCAGACAGCAGGAATGG gtcgcagcagcagcagtggagGAGGCGGAGGTGGAAGGCCCTATGACTATGACAGAGGCTTCAGCCCGA GTGGTAGGGGTCGCTATGGTGATGGTCCTTACAATTCCAACGGTGGTGGTGGTGCCAACGATGGTGGTGGTGGCGGCGGCGGCAGTGGGGGTG gATATGGAGGTGGGCCAGGCGGATACAACAATGGTGGAAACCGAGGGTATAACCAAGGAGGTTACAACCAgggtggtggtggaggaggaggaggaggaagtggtGGTGGAGGAGGCGGTAGCTATGGAGGAAATGGTTATGAGAGCAATGGCTATG GTAACTGTGGTGGTGGTGGCGGTGGTAGTAGcggaggtggaggtggtggtGGAAATAATTACAACAATATGGGCAACTACGACGCCCAGGCCTCCAACTTTGGCCCAATGAAAAACAACTTTGGTGGCGGTGGTGGCGGCAgtgttggaggaggaggaggaggaggagggggggggaggaggaggaggaggaaggagcaGCTTTGGCG GTGGCTATGGAGGTGGCTCAAACAACGGTGGTGGATATGGTCGTTCGGCACGATTCTGAATGTGAAGTG GACTGAGTActtaggagaggagaggagagcaaggAGAGGAGAGCGAGAGAAGTGA
- the cbx5 gene encoding chromobox protein homolog 5, producing MGKKTREDDDSSSDEEEYVVEKVLDRRVVKGRVEFFLKWKGYSEKHNTWEPEKNLGCPELISEFMKTYKKGSSGGSSSSSTSTNKSVTTSPLGRSKDSSSSKKRSSDDDEEGGSKPKKTKEDDILVARGFERGLEPEKIIGATDSCGDLMFLMKWKDSDEADLVLAKEANHKCPQIVIAFYEERLTWHEDSDKKEKDAVSA from the exons ATGGGCAAAAAGACTCGCGAAGACGACGACTCGTCCTCTGATGAGGAAGAGTATGTTGTGGAGAAGGTGCTGGACAGGAGGGTGGTGAAAGGCAGGGTTGAATTCTTCCTGAAGTGGAAAGGATATTCAGA AAAGCACAACACCTGGGAGCCTGAGAAGAACCTGGGCTGCCCTGAGCTCATTTCAGAATTCATGAAGACCTACAAGAAAGGCAGCAGTGGTGGAAGCTCGTCATCCAGCACTTCGACAAACAAATCAGTCACAACATCCCCCTTGGGACGTTCCAAAGACTCCAGTAGCTCAAAGAAGAGAAGCTCTGATGACGATGAGGAGGGGGGAAGCAAGCCCAAAAAGACGAAGGAG GATGACATCCTTGTTGCCCGTGGCTTTGAGAGAGGACTTGAGCCAGAGAAGATTATTGGAGCAACTGACTCATGTGGAGACCTAATGTTTCTTATGAAGTG GAAAGACTCTGATGAGGCGGATCTCGTGCTTGCCAAGGAAGCCAATCATAAGTGCCCACAGATCGTCATAGCCTTCTATGAGGAACGTCTCACCTGGCATGAAGACAGTGACAAGAAGGAGAAGGATGCGGTTAGCGCTTGA